One stretch of Chelonia mydas isolate rCheMyd1 chromosome 17, rCheMyd1.pri.v2, whole genome shotgun sequence DNA includes these proteins:
- the HASPIN gene encoding serine/threonine-protein kinase haspin, producing MELAARPQPRLLRTYTRRGAGLRRLPPPAPWLSPPQDRERLFGSSSASAGSASAASSSGSEDPDFQPPGPRRPRRGPARRKGGSARPAKENRAPAGPGPPSEGRAAPATPPGRHVTRRRRWGPLPSPGRRAGPPLLCSTPQQPAPAGAESRPLPAEESILGGGQENRPPGAGRAASGRAPRRRHGPPRPLLAELSSLAPGGSAAEAAAGLEGSLELFSPPLAGASGRVSRGPQRPSGSPLAGDWRGRSQPALPASPHGAPRPPACRVSESRYVLVPCGAAQGDLIQLVPSSFPGKHRPSVPTRGQPVSPPHKTVSRDHVQRLTSQKAERAQRTTPGLCPLETSLGLQKTASRPGAALPITGKPHVLVQGNTSPDEPHDLRGSSQKRSWNLSTDKSRHQLQPLVVLSSQVVPNWLAANNKKLDAWPSWRENDCQQPVTPSALSVISEKKSRSSKVIPRDGGRGTSKKACISGFSSSRWGKQARRRPVRRKNSKTPWQQADGSFFQEQMRQRGMEKNALEMSSSFLCDFSFLNDSQWWARARASLSLHKKKKVSTEESACGSIPCTPSSKSQLAGYHKSLFIQSVGYSNWPTSSVLLLTPMKSHSVLEVMLTDAEKVYGECQQEGPISFEECIPPDKMKNCFKIGEGVFGEVFQTNSEKGAVALKIIPVEGTERVNGEAQKSFSEILPEMIISKELSLLSQEVENRTVGFIDLYSVHCVQGAYPKHLLKAWDKYHELNGSENDRPDLFGEQQLFMVLEFEFGGNNLENMRNQLNSVATAKSLLHQVTASLAVAEEGLYFEHRDLHWGNILVKKTNLKELSYTLNGAVYTIPTKGIHVNIIDYTLSRMEKDGLTVFCDISTDKELFQGRGDYQFDIYRQMKEENSNNWADYHPHSNVLWLHYLADKLLKEVNYKRKLSSSSALKGIHKQLRKFHREVLNFSSASDVLLNSSLFH from the coding sequence ATGGAGCTGGCTGCGAGGCCCCAGCCGCGGCTGCTCCGCACCTACACGCGCCGGGGCGCCGGCCTGCGCCGCCTGCCGCCCCCGGCGCCCTGGCTGTCGCCGCCTCAGGACCGCGAGCGGCTCTTCGGCTCCAGCTCCGCCTCCGCCGGCTCGGCTTCCGCCGCCTCGTCCTCCGGCTCCGAGGACCCCGACTTCCAGCCGCCTGGCCCCCGCCGGCCGCGCCGGGGGCCCGCCCGCCGGAAGGGCGGCAGCGCGCGGCCGGCCAAGGAGAACCGGGCCCCCGCCGGGCCGGGCCCGCCGAGCGAGGGCCGCGCCGCGCCCGCCACCCCGCCGGGGAGGCACGTCACCCGCCGGCGCCGCTGGGGGCCGCTCCCGTCGCCGGGGCGCAGGGCGGggccccccctgctctgcagcacccCGCAGCAGCCGGCGCCGGCCGGGGCAGAGAGCCGGCCGCTCCCCGCGGAGGAGAGTATCCTGGGCGGCGGCCAGGAGAACCGCCCCCCCGGTGCTGGGAGGGCGGCCTCGGGCCGGGCCCCCCGCCGACGTCACgggcccccccggcccctgctggCCGAGCTGAGCTCCCTGGCGCCGGGGGGCAGCGCGGCGGAGGCCGCggcagggctggagggcagcCTGGAGCTCTTCTCGCCGCCCCTGgccggggccagcggccgggtcTCTCGTGGCCCACAGCGGCCCAGCGGCAGCCCCCTGGCGGGAGACTGGCGGGGCCGGAGCCAGCCGGCGCTCCCAGCATCTCCCCACGGGGCCCCGAGGCCGCCTGCTTGCCGGGTGTCCGAGAGCCGGTATGTCCTCGTACCCTGCGGAGCCGCCCAGGGGGACTTGATCCAGCTTGTTCCCTCATCATTTCCGGGTAAACACAGACCGTCTGTTCCTACTCGGGGCCAGCCTGTGTCACCCCCTCATAAAACTGTGAGTAGAGATCATGTCCAACGACTGACCTCACAAAAGGCAGAGAGGGCTCAGCGGACTACACCGGGGCTGTGCCCACTAGAAACGAGCCTGGGCCTGCAGAAAACTGCTAGCCGTCCTGGGGCTGCACTGCCCATTACAGGGAAGCCCCATGTCCTGGTACAAGGTAATACCAGTCCTGATGAGCCACATGATTTGAGAGGAAGCTCTCAGAAAAGGAGCTGGAACCTTAGCACAGACAAAAGCAGACACCAACTTCAGCCCTTGGTGGTCTTAAGCTCTCAAGTGGTACCAAACTGGTTGGCTGCTAATAATAAGAAGTTGGATGCTTGGCCCTCCTGGAGGGAAAACGATTGTCAGCAGCCAGTTACTCCCTCTGCCTTGTCTGTAATCTCAGAAAAGAAGTCCAGAAGTAGCAAGGTCATTCCCAGAGATGGTGGTAGAGGCACCAGTAAAAAGGCCTGTATCAGTGGGTTCAGCTCCAGCCGATGGGGGAAACAGGCAAGGCGCCGCCCAGTCAGACGCAAGAATTCAAAAACTCCATGGCAGCAGGCTGATGGCTCCTTCTTTCAAGAACAAATGAGGCAAAGAGGAATGGAGAAAAATGCCCTAGAGATGTCGTCGTCTTTTCTGTGTGACTTTTCTTTCCTCAATGACTCCCAGTGGTGGGCCAGGGCTcgagcatctctctctctccacaagaaaaagaaagtttCCACTGAGGAAAGTGCCTGTGGCAGCATCCCTTGTACTCCTTCCTCCAAATCTCAGCTTGCAGGGTACCATAAATCCCTGTTCATTCAAAGTGTTGGCTACTCTAACTGGCCCACTTCCTCCGTGCTCCTGCTGACTCCCATGAAGTCCCATTCTGTTCTGGAGGTGATGCTTACAGACGCAGAGAAGGTGTATGGGGAATGCCAGCAGGAGGGTCCTATCTCCTTTGAGGAATGTATTCCCCCAGATAAGATGAAAAACTGTTTCAAGATTGGGGAAGGAGTATTTGGGGAGGTGTTCCAAACGAACAGTGAGAAAGGAGCTGTGGCTTTAAAAATCATTCCTGTCGAGGGGACTGAGAGGGTCAATGGAGAAGCTCAGAAGAGCTTCAGTGAGATCTTGCCAGAGATGATAATCTCAAAGGAGCTCAGCCTTTTATCTCAGGAGGTAGAGAACAGGACTGTAGGGTTCATTGACTTGTACTCTGTGCACTGTGTCCAGGGGGCGTATCCCAAGCATCTTCTGAAAGCCTGGGACAAATATCATGAACTGAATGGATCTGAAAATGACCGGCCCGACCTGTTTGGAGAACAGCAGCTGTTCATGGTCCTGGAATTTGAATTTGGAGGCAATAACTTGGAGAATATGAGGAATCAGCTAAATTCAGTGGCAACAGCAAAAAGCCTGCTGCATCAAGTTACTGCTTCCTTggctgtggcagaggagggactgTACTTTGAGCACAGAGACTTGcattgggggaatattttggtgAAGAAAACCAACTTGAAAGAGCTCAGTTATACTTTGAATGGAGCAGTTTATACAATCCCCACAAAAGGAATTCATGTGAACATCATAGATTACACCCTGTCTAGGATGGAGAAAGATGGGTTAACGGTGTTCTGTGATATTTCTACTGACAAAGAGCTGTTCCAAGGAAGAGGTGACTACCAGTTTGATATCTATAGGCAGATGAAAGAAGAGAATTCCAACAACTGGGCTGACTATCACCCCCATAGCAATGTCCTGTGGCTGCACTATTTGGCAGATAAACTTCTGAAAGAGGTAAACTACAAAAGAAAGCTATCATCATCCTCTGCCTTGAAAGGCATACATAAACAGCTCCGAAAGTTCCACAGAGAAGTCCTGAACTTTAGCTCTGCAAGTGATGTTCTGCTCAATAGCAGCCTTTTCCACTGA